ACAACGCGGGCGGGCTCGGCGACGGTCTTGGAGGTTTTAGCGTCAAGGCGGTCCGTGTTGTCGGGATGACGAACGGGGTGAGCGTGATCGCCACCCATTTCGGCCACAGCTGCGTGGTGACCCGGGCCGGCGGGGTGAAGTGCTGGGGCTACAACGCCAATGGCCAGCTCGGCGACAACACCATTACCCTTAGGAAGGTCCCGGTCGATGTTGTCGGCCTCGCGAGCGACGCGGCGGCGATTGCGGCCGGGTTCGCGCACACCTGCGCCCTCTCGACAGGCGGCGGCATGAAGTGCTGGGGGGCAAACTTCAACGGCCAGCTCGGCGACGGCTACGGCTTCACCGATACCCACGTGCCCGGCGACTTCGTGGAAGGGCTGGACGTCGGCGTCGCGGCGATGGCCGTGGGGGCATACCACACCTGCGCGCTCACCACGGGCGGCGGCGTGAAGTGCTGGGGCGCCAACTACGATGGCCAGCTTGGCGACGGACTGTTCCCCAACCGTTTCACGCCAGGGGATGTCACCGGCCTCACGAGCGGCGTGACGGCCGTCGCGGCGGGCGGGGTCCACAATTGCGCCCTCACGACGGGTGGCGGCGTGAAATGCTGGGGCAACAACACCTACGGCCAGCTGGGCGACAACAGCACGACCAACCGGACCTTGCCGGTGGACGTCGTCGGGCTTTCGAGCGGCGTGGTCGCGATCGCGATGGGAGAAATTCATAGTTGCGCACTCACCACGGCCGGCGGGGTGAAATGCTGGGGGCTCAACAACTTCGGCACGCTCGGCGACGGCACCAGCGGCAACAACCGGCTCGTGCCAGTGGACGTGGTAGGGCTCGCGAGCGGCGTGACGGCCATTACGGGAGGCGCGGAGCATACCTGCGCCCTCGTCGCGGGCGGCGCGATGCAGTGCTGGGGCGCGAATCACGCCGGCGCGCTCGGCGATGACACCTTCGGAGAGACCCCGTACCCACCGGGAGCCGTCACGGGAATGGCGAGCGGCGTATTGGCAATGGCGGCCGGTGGATTGCATACGTGCGCTCTCGTGGCAGGAGGTGCGGTGAAATGCTGGGGCTACAACCGGGGCGGCCAGGTCGGTGACAACACCATCGAGAACAAGTACGTGCCGGTGGATGTCTTCGGGCTGAAGAGCGTGCAGTCCATCGCCTTCGCTCCACCCGCCTCGGGCAGCGTCGGGATTCCCGTCAATCTTGCGGCGTCCGCCACGAGCGGCCTGGCCACCGCGTTCGACAGCTGGACGCCGACCACGTGCACGGTATCGGGCACCACCGTGACGCCGACCGCTGCCGGTCTCTGCGGCGTGCGGGCGAGCCAGACCGGGGATGCCGGTTACTTCCCGGCGCCGCAGCAGCTTCGATTGATCGTGGTCTCGACGCAGACCAACCCGGCCTTTCCCGACTTCAATGCGGACGGCAAGCCCGACATCATCTGGTCGAACACGGCCAACGGGGCGACCTACGTCTGGCGCATGAACGGCCCGGCGCTGCTCTCGGATTCCTTCTACGCCACGATCGATCCGAGCTGGAAGATCCAGGGCGTGGCCGACTTTAATGGCGACGGACACCCGGACATCGTGTGGAGGAACACCGCCAACGGCGCCTGCTTCGTCTGGTACACCGTGAACGGGGTCTTCACCGGAACGGACGCGTTCCTCTTCTCGCTGCCGCCCGAGTGGGTGATCCAGGGCGTCGCTGACTTCAACGGCGACGGCCACCCCGATTTCCTGATGCGCAACGTGGTGAGCGGCAACGCCTTCGCGTGGTTCTTCAACGACAACGTGGCCATCGGCGACCAGTTCTTCTTCAACGTCGATCCTCGTGGAAGGTAGAAGGCGTTGCCGATCTCAACGCCGACGGCCAGCCCGACCTGCTCTTCCGCAACATGGCCTCGGGCCTGGGCTTCGCGTGGAACACGCAGTTCGCGGCCGGCACGCTCTCGCTGTCGACCTCGAGCCCGTCGATCTTCGGCATCGACCCGGTGTGGGAGGTGGTGCAACTGGCGGACTGGAACGGCGACGGCAAGCCCGACCTGCTCTTCCGC
This Betaproteobacteria bacterium DNA region includes the following protein-coding sequences:
- a CDS encoding VCBS repeat-containing protein; amino-acid sequence: MVLQRQRGHRRPVLLQRRSSWKVEGVADLNADGQPDLLFRNMASGLGFAWNTQFAAGTLSLSTSSPSIFGIDPVWEVVQLADWNGDGKPDLLFRNAATGLVFVWYLDGVTLGASDYVIQIDPSWEIVPRR
- a CDS encoding VCBS repeat-containing protein; this translates as MLLRTGLVAAALASVSPLAVANIVPTAIALGGQHSCALTTDGGVKCWGYDLNGQLGDNGTLNQFTPVDVVGLASGMAAIAAGENHSCAVTDNGGMKCWGRNFQGQLGNGGSLFDIQSTPVDVVGLGSGVVAAAAGGDHTCALTAGGGVKCWGLNSNGQLGVDFGVPGLTPGDVVGLASGVAAIAAGGSHTCALTTAGGVKCWGANLYGQLGDDTTTQRRNPVDVVGLASGVAAIAAGGSHTCALTTTGAVKCWGRNWAGQLGDDSVTNRRVPVDVAGLASGTAAIAAGFAHTCALTAGGGVKCWGNNGSGQLGDGAGYDTHMTPNDVAGLTSGIAAIAAGANHACARATAGDLRCWGDNNAGGLGDGLGGFSVKAVRVVGMTNGVSVIATHFGHSCVVTRAGGVKCWGYNANGQLGDNTITLRKVPVDVVGLASDAAAIAAGFAHTCALSTGGGMKCWGANFNGQLGDGYGFTDTHVPGDFVEGLDVGVAAMAVGAYHTCALTTGGGVKCWGANYDGQLGDGLFPNRFTPGDVTGLTSGVTAVAAGGVHNCALTTGGGVKCWGNNTYGQLGDNSTTNRTLPVDVVGLSSGVVAIAMGEIHSCALTTAGGVKCWGLNNFGTLGDGTSGNNRLVPVDVVGLASGVTAITGGAEHTCALVAGGAMQCWGANHAGALGDDTFGETPYPPGAVTGMASGVLAMAAGGLHTCALVAGGAVKCWGYNRGGQVGDNTIENKYVPVDVFGLKSVQSIAFAPPASGSVGIPVNLAASATSGLATAFDSWTPTTCTVSGTTVTPTAAGLCGVRASQTGDAGYFPAPQQLRLIVVSTQTNPAFPDFNADGKPDIIWSNTANGATYVWRMNGPALLSDSFYATIDPSWKIQGVADFNGDGHPDIVWRNTANGACFVWYTVNGVFTGTDAFLFSLPPEWVIQGVADFNGDGHPDFLMRNVVSGNAFAWFFNDNVAIGDQFFFNVDPRGR